From a single Bremerella cremea genomic region:
- the hisD gene encoding histidinol dehydrogenase yields the protein MDLKSKIARIDTRQDDVESQLQSVRDKLSPKGNIVSEAGRQRTIAVFGEPLSPQQVVERICADVEARGLAAVLEYGQKLDGKQLYSSTIRVSEEELRLAHEAADPQFLATIREIRENILRFQKAILHQDVEVPIEHGGKLRQRYAPLKRVGICVPGGAAAYPSTVLMTAVPALAAGVEELVVIAPPTSFGSYNLDLLATCVEIGVKEVYRVGGAQGVAALAYGVEGIPKVQKIVGPGNLFVALAKKHVFGDVDIDSIAGPSEVVVVADSTATPQYIAADMLAQAEHSPGSSVLISWDEALIDAALTELEKQVAVLERCDLTVQSLIDFGAVILTRDEEEACRIATDLAPEHLHIATQDSEATAEKILTAGATFLGNFTPVAVGDYAAGPSHVLPTGATAHWASGLSANDFLRSRSVIHFTEDGLKAIAPLVTTLADKEGLTAHKRSVTIRTETENG from the coding sequence ATGGACCTGAAGTCGAAAATCGCTCGGATCGATACCCGGCAAGACGACGTCGAGTCACAACTGCAAAGTGTCCGCGACAAGCTGAGCCCGAAGGGAAATATTGTCAGCGAGGCAGGCCGGCAACGGACGATTGCCGTTTTTGGCGAGCCCCTTTCGCCGCAGCAAGTGGTAGAGCGGATTTGCGCAGACGTGGAAGCACGCGGTTTGGCTGCGGTGCTTGAATATGGGCAGAAACTTGACGGCAAGCAGTTGTATTCCTCGACGATTCGCGTTTCCGAGGAAGAACTGCGTCTGGCCCATGAAGCTGCAGATCCCCAGTTTCTCGCAACGATCCGCGAGATCCGCGAGAACATTCTCCGTTTTCAAAAGGCAATTCTCCATCAAGATGTCGAGGTGCCGATCGAGCATGGGGGCAAATTACGGCAGCGGTATGCTCCTTTGAAGCGGGTTGGTATCTGCGTCCCAGGTGGGGCCGCCGCCTATCCATCGACCGTGCTGATGACAGCCGTCCCGGCGCTGGCCGCAGGGGTGGAAGAGTTGGTTGTGATCGCTCCACCTACTTCCTTTGGTAGCTACAATCTCGACCTGCTGGCAACGTGCGTAGAAATCGGCGTGAAAGAAGTTTACCGCGTGGGGGGCGCCCAAGGGGTGGCCGCGTTGGCCTACGGAGTCGAAGGGATTCCGAAGGTTCAAAAGATTGTCGGGCCAGGCAACTTGTTTGTCGCCTTGGCGAAGAAGCATGTGTTTGGTGATGTCGATATCGATTCGATCGCCGGACCCAGCGAAGTGGTGGTAGTCGCCGACTCGACCGCCACGCCGCAATATATTGCCGCCGATATGTTGGCCCAGGCCGAACATTCTCCCGGTAGCAGCGTCCTTATCTCGTGGGATGAAGCACTGATCGACGCCGCGCTGACCGAGTTGGAAAAGCAAGTTGCCGTGCTGGAACGCTGTGACTTAACGGTGCAAAGCCTGATTGATTTCGGCGCGGTTATTTTGACTCGCGACGAGGAAGAAGCTTGCCGGATTGCCACCGATTTGGCGCCAGAGCATTTGCACATCGCTACGCAAGACAGTGAAGCAACCGCCGAGAAGATTTTGACCGCCGGGGCGACTTTCCTGGGGAACTTTACCCCAGTGGCGGTGGGGGATTACGCGGCTGGGCCTTCGCACGTTTTGCCAACCGGGGCGACGGCGCACTGGGCCAGTGGGCTTTCGGCGAACGACTTTTTGCGTTCGCGGAGCGTCATTCACTTCACCGAAGATGGGCTCAAAGCGATTGCTCCGTTGGTCACCACGCTGGCCGACAAAGAGGGGCTAACCGCCCACAAGCGTAGCGTGACGATTCGTACCGAAACAGAGAACGGTTAG
- the rlmKL gene encoding bifunctional 23S rRNA (guanine(2069)-N(7))-methyltransferase RlmK/23S rRNA (guanine(2445)-N(2))-methyltransferase RlmL — protein MNEPSILKLLATTAFGIEAVTARELQQLGYQTEIIGSGRVRFQGTLTDAMRANLWLRTADRVLIEVAQIPAGDFDALFEGVKQIPWEDYIDVTGAFPVKGRSYQSQLTSVPAIQRSTKRAVVERLQAAYEAELPETGATFTIEVAIAKDEATLTIDTSGAGLSRRGYLDQERFAPMKSTLAAALVQLSHWNRERPLLDPFCGSGIILIEAALIGKNIAPGLLRDFALIDWPRIDQEAWLDMLEDARAQQVDTLPETIVGYDEDASALRLARQQAMSAGVDQHIHFQKQSFAELTSKRKFGCVITSPPYDDHSRARRAEWDKYRSFPDILRRLPTWSFFILTAFPELERAMGQEANRRRKMYNGRVECHYYQYHGPPPPKNDERPAEEITTPEEEVVVEAPKPKRTFTPAFGGLDDKAREQAQLLKNRLVKRARHFRRWPKRGIHCYRLYERDIPEIPLVIDIYHDFLHITDYDRPHDRTPAQYADWLDNLAEAARQSLEIPEGHVFVKHRTRQAGNTQHEKVADESRMVVVEEGGLKFEVNLSDYVDTGLFLDHRNLRAKFREEAAGKRVLNLFCYTGAFSVYAAAGGAASTTSVDLNANYLDWAGRNFQLNGLSIAKQHFIRADVMQYLRDQPPGDKFDLAIVDVPTFSNSKRTDDVFDVQYDHVELIQRTLGLMSQEGVLYFSNNFRRFKLDEEALSGLTIREISKHTVPEDFRNQRIHRCWRITR, from the coding sequence AGATCATTGGTTCGGGCCGCGTTCGTTTTCAGGGAACCCTTACCGACGCCATGCGGGCCAATCTTTGGCTACGTACGGCCGACCGGGTGTTGATCGAAGTCGCCCAAATTCCGGCCGGAGACTTCGATGCCTTGTTTGAAGGGGTGAAACAAATTCCGTGGGAAGATTACATCGACGTGACTGGAGCGTTTCCGGTGAAGGGACGCAGCTACCAATCGCAATTAACCAGCGTACCGGCTATTCAGCGCAGTACCAAGCGAGCGGTGGTCGAGCGTCTGCAAGCTGCCTACGAAGCCGAACTGCCTGAGACGGGAGCGACCTTCACGATTGAAGTTGCCATTGCCAAGGACGAGGCGACGCTTACCATCGACACATCAGGAGCTGGGCTCAGTCGTCGTGGTTATCTCGATCAAGAGCGATTCGCGCCGATGAAGTCGACTCTGGCGGCAGCCCTGGTGCAGCTCAGCCATTGGAATCGCGAACGCCCGCTGCTCGATCCGTTTTGTGGAAGCGGGATCATCCTGATCGAGGCGGCCTTGATTGGCAAAAACATCGCTCCTGGTCTGCTGCGAGACTTTGCTTTGATCGATTGGCCTAGGATCGATCAAGAAGCGTGGCTCGATATGCTGGAAGACGCGCGGGCTCAGCAGGTCGACACCTTGCCGGAAACGATCGTCGGTTATGACGAAGACGCGTCAGCACTCCGTTTGGCGCGGCAGCAAGCGATGTCGGCGGGTGTCGATCAACACATTCACTTTCAAAAACAATCGTTTGCTGAACTTACCAGCAAACGGAAGTTTGGCTGCGTGATTACCAGCCCTCCTTACGACGATCATTCGCGGGCTCGTCGGGCCGAGTGGGACAAGTATCGCAGCTTCCCCGATATCTTACGGCGATTGCCGACCTGGTCGTTCTTCATCCTAACCGCTTTCCCCGAACTCGAACGAGCAATGGGGCAAGAGGCGAATCGTCGCCGGAAGATGTACAACGGCCGCGTCGAGTGTCACTACTATCAATACCATGGTCCTCCGCCACCGAAGAACGACGAACGTCCTGCCGAAGAGATCACGACGCCGGAAGAAGAAGTCGTCGTAGAGGCGCCGAAGCCGAAACGAACGTTCACGCCGGCTTTTGGTGGTCTGGACGACAAGGCCCGCGAGCAGGCCCAGTTGCTCAAGAACCGTTTGGTGAAACGGGCCCGGCATTTTCGGCGTTGGCCTAAGCGAGGTATTCACTGTTACCGCTTGTACGAACGTGATATCCCTGAGATCCCGCTGGTGATCGATATCTATCACGATTTTCTGCACATTACCGACTACGATCGACCACACGATCGAACGCCAGCCCAATATGCCGATTGGCTAGACAACTTGGCCGAGGCTGCTCGCCAGTCGCTAGAGATCCCTGAGGGGCATGTTTTTGTTAAGCACCGCACCCGGCAAGCAGGCAACACCCAGCACGAGAAAGTCGCCGACGAGTCGCGGATGGTTGTGGTCGAAGAAGGGGGACTCAAATTCGAGGTCAACCTATCCGACTACGTCGACACCGGGCTGTTTCTCGATCACCGGAACCTGCGGGCCAAGTTTCGCGAGGAAGCGGCGGGGAAACGTGTGCTGAACTTATTCTGTTATACCGGGGCTTTTAGTGTATACGCCGCCGCAGGTGGCGCCGCCTCGACGACGAGCGTTGACCTGAACGCGAACTATTTGGACTGGGCTGGCCGCAACTTTCAGCTCAACGGTCTTTCTATCGCCAAGCAGCACTTTATTCGGGCCGATGTGATGCAGTATCTGCGCGATCAGCCCCCCGGCGATAAATTTGACTTGGCGATCGTCGACGTGCCGACTTTCTCGAACAGCAAGCGGACCGACGACGTCTTTGACGTCCAGTACGACCATGTCGAACTGATCCAGCGAACGCTGGGCCTGATGAGCCAAGAGGGGGTGCTTTATTTCTCGAATAACTTCCGCCGCTTCAAGCTGGACGAAGAAGCCCTCAGCGGGCTAACAATCCGAGAAATCTCGAAACACACCGTTCCCGAAGATTTCCGCAACCAGCGAATCCACCGCTGCTGGCGGATTACCCGCTGA